Proteins from a genomic interval of Nitrospirota bacterium:
- the gspN gene encoding type II secretion system protein GspN: MTAWPITWPETPRLKGPLGWGLATLAGFILSLLLTFPYGPLQNRLLAEFHRMSGWEIRAADWSVGFPASIEWRDVVLAGPTNGAIPLEAVRTTIGVFQALFGRMVIDYAVQLPGAVQVGAGRATGSLTAASWGLRGPVSVKGHLQQMDLTTVLKPYVSRGTAQGDFMHRWDNTQDAAAGLKGDGTLTVEIKDLVVDRVAAGSAALPSLALGRIQASIACHDGVCEVTELKGDGVDGSFTAQGQVTLRQPLQQSLLELTVTVIPGPGFAQKAASLSLPPFQPGTPLTFKLAGPIINARVAL, translated from the coding sequence ATGACGGCATGGCCCATCACCTGGCCGGAAACACCGAGACTCAAAGGCCCCCTAGGCTGGGGACTGGCGACGCTAGCCGGCTTCATCCTCTCGCTGCTCCTGACCTTTCCCTATGGCCCACTCCAGAATCGTCTACTGGCTGAGTTTCACCGGATGAGTGGATGGGAGATCCGGGCTGCGGATTGGTCGGTCGGGTTTCCCGCGTCCATTGAGTGGCGTGATGTTGTCCTCGCTGGCCCCACTAACGGAGCCATTCCGCTTGAAGCCGTACGGACAACAATAGGAGTCTTTCAGGCATTGTTCGGCCGCATGGTGATAGACTATGCCGTGCAATTACCAGGAGCAGTCCAAGTGGGCGCTGGGCGAGCCACCGGATCTCTAACAGCGGCCTCGTGGGGCTTACGCGGTCCAGTTTCCGTCAAAGGCCATCTCCAGCAAATGGATCTGACGACGGTCTTGAAACCCTACGTCAGCCGAGGCACCGCGCAGGGAGATTTCATGCATCGATGGGATAACACACAAGACGCCGCGGCGGGCCTCAAGGGTGACGGGACCCTAACGGTGGAGATCAAGGATCTTGTCGTTGATCGCGTCGCTGCCGGCTCTGCTGCACTGCCCTCGCTAGCGCTCGGACGCATACAAGCGTCGATCGCCTGCCATGATGGCGTCTGCGAGGTGACGGAATTAAAGGGTGACGGTGTCGATGGATCGTTTACCGCTCAGGGGCAGGTCACGTTGCGACAGCCGCTTCAGCAAAGCCTTTTGGAGCTGACGGTTACGGTCATTCCCGGCCCTGGGTTTGCGCAGAAAGCGGCAAGCCTGTCATTACCACCGTTTCAGCCCGGTACCCCGTTAACGTTTAAGCTGGCCGGGCCGATCATCAATGCGAGAGTGGCACTGTAA
- a CDS encoding type II secretion system protein GspJ has translation MCFRQTPPSSEGGFTLIEVLLAVSLVAMMATLVFGSLYVTTSAIDAARASSANEQIVRSTLRVMTDELSVGVSLPSGPWMGINGQQDGQPADSIAFLTMGQFRGAESTKDTELVRIVYTREGERLLRFVRRNLYGLTDESIEQVELASKVKAFNVRFYDSKTNLWVDEWDGRGRSGTPKALLIELTLLQDNAELQTVRQWVAVGAS, from the coding sequence ATGTGTTTTCGGCAAACACCCCCCAGTAGTGAGGGCGGTTTCACGCTCATTGAAGTGCTGCTGGCCGTGTCTCTCGTCGCCATGATGGCGACCCTAGTCTTTGGATCGCTCTATGTCACGACCAGTGCGATCGATGCCGCAAGGGCCAGCTCGGCCAATGAGCAGATTGTTCGAAGCACGTTACGCGTGATGACCGATGAATTGTCGGTCGGCGTGAGTCTGCCGTCTGGTCCTTGGATGGGAATCAACGGCCAGCAGGATGGTCAACCGGCCGATTCGATCGCCTTTCTCACCATGGGCCAATTTCGAGGGGCGGAGTCAACGAAAGATACCGAATTGGTTCGCATCGTATACACCAGAGAAGGCGAACGGCTCCTTCGCTTTGTGCGGAGAAACCTCTACGGGCTGACCGACGAGTCTATCGAGCAAGTCGAACTTGCCAGCAAGGTCAAAGCCTTCAACGTGCGCTTCTACGACAGCAAGACCAACCTCTGGGTGGACGAGTGGGATGGTCGTGGACGATCAGGGACTCCGAAAGCCTTGTTGATCGAACTGACGTTACTGCAAGACAATGCCGAACTCCAGACCGTCCGCCAATGGGTTGCGGTGGGGGCATCATGA
- a CDS encoding prepilin-type N-terminal cleavage/methylation domain-containing protein — protein sequence MGNERGFTLLEVLIALGILALALPILLGLRNWDLDLHARAKELTTATVLAQEKLIETELGMLLPLGETGGEFQSIPLGSQATAETTNRPANYRWKRIVAPTPLPIVQEVKIQVLWPRGATEEMVEVSTYVFSANTPQ from the coding sequence ATGGGAAACGAACGGGGGTTTACGCTATTAGAAGTGCTGATTGCGCTCGGCATTCTGGCGTTGGCGCTGCCGATCTTGCTGGGGCTCCGCAATTGGGACCTCGATCTCCATGCAAGGGCCAAGGAACTGACGACCGCCACGGTCCTCGCGCAGGAAAAGTTGATCGAGACGGAGTTGGGGATGCTGTTGCCCCTCGGTGAGACGGGTGGAGAGTTTCAATCGATCCCTCTGGGATCGCAAGCCACTGCCGAGACCACGAATCGACCGGCCAATTATCGGTGGAAACGAATTGTCGCACCCACGCCATTGCCGATCGTACAGGAAGTGAAGATCCAGGTGCTGTGGCCACGAGGCGCCACGGAAGAAATGGTCGAGGTCAGTACCTATGTGTTTTCGGCAAACACCCCCCAGTAG
- the gspG gene encoding type II secretion system major pseudopilin GspG yields MTWNNRHRLPGPHLSRHILQSERGFTFIEIMVVVAILAILAALVVPRIMGRTDDAKRTATKVQIRNIEGALQLYKLDNGIYPSTEQGLKALVEKPSVGVVPKKWKLGGYLPKLPEDSWQNPYKYLSPSPKGDYEITSLATDGEAGGEGINADITNWNLDKD; encoded by the coding sequence ATGACGTGGAACAACAGGCACCGGTTACCTGGTCCTCACCTATCACGCCACATCCTCCAAAGCGAACGTGGCTTCACGTTCATCGAGATCATGGTCGTCGTGGCCATTCTCGCAATTCTTGCCGCCTTAGTCGTTCCTCGCATCATGGGACGAACGGATGATGCCAAGCGCACAGCCACCAAAGTGCAGATTCGCAATATCGAAGGAGCTTTACAGCTCTACAAACTCGACAACGGGATCTATCCCTCAACAGAACAAGGCTTAAAGGCCTTGGTCGAAAAACCTTCGGTCGGGGTAGTTCCGAAAAAGTGGAAGCTCGGAGGCTATCTTCCGAAGTTGCCGGAAGACTCCTGGCAAAATCCATACAAATATTTAAGTCCCAGTCCAAAAGGCGATTACGAGATCACCTCCCTCGCGACCGATGGTGAAGCAGGCGGCGAAGGAATCAATGCGGATATTACCAATTGGAATCTCGATAAGGACTAG
- the gspF gene encoding type II secretion system inner membrane protein GspF: MPVYHYKGYKNDGGSATGIIDAESQKVARVKLRKVGVFPTDMVEQGTASSTDTPGASSSVIGRSPALSTTDVAMMTRQLATLLVAGLPLVEALGVMVDQSEKKPVKSLMADIREGIRGGKSYSAVLEGYPREFSQIYVHMVRAGEASGALDQILFRLAEFLEKQLALKHKVTNAILYPALMLIVGVSVLFFLMTFVVPKITAVFTSLKQALPWPTVVLMSMSHFLADYWIFILAVVVFIVWSVRRAMHTEAGKLKSDRWLLKIPLIGEVARMVAISRLTSTLATMLASGVQLLDAMDVAKRVMNNRVLEHAVEGARQNIREGETIAEPLKRSGEFPALVTHMIAVGERSGEMEEMLRRIGQIYDGEVDRVITRFTSLLEPIMILVMGVLVFFIVVAILLPIFEMGQMVR, from the coding sequence ATGCCTGTCTACCACTACAAGGGGTATAAGAACGACGGAGGGTCTGCCACCGGCATCATCGATGCCGAAAGCCAAAAGGTCGCTCGTGTCAAATTACGGAAGGTCGGCGTATTTCCGACCGATATGGTGGAGCAAGGCACTGCGTCGAGCACAGACACTCCCGGTGCCTCGTCCTCGGTGATCGGTCGCTCCCCTGCCCTCAGCACGACGGATGTCGCGATGATGACCAGACAGCTGGCGACATTACTGGTAGCAGGTCTGCCGCTGGTCGAAGCGCTCGGGGTGATGGTCGATCAATCCGAAAAGAAACCCGTGAAAAGCCTGATGGCCGATATCCGAGAAGGAATCCGTGGAGGCAAATCCTATAGCGCGGTGTTGGAAGGTTATCCGCGCGAATTTTCCCAGATTTACGTACACATGGTCCGAGCCGGTGAAGCCAGCGGAGCATTAGATCAAATATTATTCCGCCTCGCAGAATTTCTGGAAAAGCAGTTGGCGCTCAAGCACAAAGTCACCAATGCCATCCTCTATCCAGCCCTGATGTTGATTGTCGGGGTGTCGGTACTCTTTTTCCTCATGACCTTTGTCGTGCCGAAAATCACCGCGGTCTTTACGAGTTTGAAACAGGCCCTCCCCTGGCCGACCGTCGTCTTGATGAGCATGAGTCATTTCCTGGCTGACTACTGGATATTCATTCTTGCTGTGGTGGTGTTCATCGTCTGGTCGGTGCGTCGAGCCATGCACACGGAAGCGGGGAAGCTCAAGTCCGACCGATGGCTCCTCAAAATCCCACTCATCGGCGAAGTGGCCAGGATGGTCGCCATCTCACGCCTCACGAGTACATTGGCCACGATGTTGGCCAGCGGTGTGCAATTACTGGATGCCATGGATGTCGCAAAACGTGTCATGAATAATCGCGTGCTGGAACATGCCGTTGAGGGGGCCCGACAAAATATTCGCGAAGGGGAAACGATTGCCGAACCGTTGAAGCGCAGCGGAGAATTTCCCGCCCTGGTCACCCACATGATTGCAGTCGGTGAGCGGAGCGGTGAAATGGAGGAGATGCTGCGTCGAATCGGGCAAATTTACGATGGGGAAGTGGACCGGGTCATTACACGGTTTACATCGCTACTGGAACCCATCATGATTCTCGTTATGGGTGTGTTAGTGTTTTTTATTGTGGTGGCTATCCTGTTACCAATTTTTGAGATGGGACAAATGGTCCGTTGA
- the gspE gene encoding type II secretion system ATPase GspE: MNDEHSSRPLLGAILEDRFGVLESKLLEAINIQGTKGGRLGEILIRLRTITEDVLLQALAIQFELPWLPHLDVSQVDHEWVKKVPIHFARRYHVLPIKTEDGAVLVATTDPMETAALDDLRLLLGLPIKPILTTSLSLLACLNRVYDDAASPAGAEQVMEDIAASESLDQIAHELDEPTDLLDATDEAPIIRLVNSVLFQAVRQRASDIHFESFERGLVVRYRIDGVLYPVLTPPKHLQASIIARLKIMAGLNIAEKRLPQDGRFRIRTAGKDVDLRVSVLPTSHGERVVLRLLEKENRLLNLSEMGFSQDRLGIIQQLIHLSHGIILVTGPTGSGKTTTLYAALTQINAPDKNIITVEDPVEYQLVGVGQMQVNPKINLTFAAGLRSILRQDPDVIMIGEIRDRETAEIAIHASLTGHLVFSTLHTNDAASAATRLIDMGIEPFLVASSVVAVLAQRLLRQLCSDCKQPYQPADEELIRLGIVPPRVRPTFYRGAGCPACSQTGYRGRTGIFELLVLDEEIRRLIGNKADSASIRQAAMAKGMVTLKDEGAEKVFLGLTTTEELMRITQQEVEI, from the coding sequence ATGAACGACGAACACAGTAGTCGACCGCTGCTAGGGGCAATACTCGAGGACCGATTCGGCGTGCTCGAGTCCAAATTGCTTGAGGCGATTAATATTCAAGGGACCAAAGGGGGACGTCTCGGCGAAATCTTGATCCGCCTCAGGACGATAACCGAAGATGTCCTGTTACAAGCGCTCGCGATTCAGTTCGAACTGCCATGGCTCCCGCACCTTGATGTCAGCCAGGTCGACCACGAATGGGTCAAGAAGGTTCCAATTCACTTCGCGCGCCGTTATCACGTCCTTCCCATTAAAACAGAGGATGGCGCGGTACTGGTGGCAACAACCGACCCCATGGAAACGGCTGCCTTGGACGACCTTCGTCTGTTGCTCGGGCTTCCGATCAAACCGATACTGACGACCAGCCTTTCGCTCCTCGCCTGCCTGAATCGTGTCTATGACGACGCGGCGAGTCCTGCAGGCGCAGAGCAAGTCATGGAGGATATCGCCGCCAGTGAAAGCCTCGATCAAATTGCCCATGAGCTAGATGAGCCGACAGACCTGCTCGACGCAACAGACGAAGCCCCCATCATCCGCTTAGTGAATTCCGTCCTCTTCCAAGCGGTGAGACAACGGGCAAGCGATATTCATTTCGAATCGTTCGAACGGGGACTGGTCGTGCGGTACCGCATTGACGGGGTACTCTATCCCGTCCTTACCCCGCCCAAACATCTACAGGCAAGTATTATCGCGCGATTAAAAATCATGGCCGGTCTGAACATTGCAGAAAAACGTTTACCCCAAGATGGCCGGTTTCGAATCCGGACGGCTGGGAAGGATGTCGACCTACGTGTCTCCGTACTGCCAACCTCCCATGGAGAACGCGTCGTTCTGCGTCTCCTGGAGAAAGAGAACCGTCTCCTGAATCTCTCAGAAATGGGATTTTCGCAGGATCGGCTGGGGATCATCCAACAACTGATTCACTTGTCACATGGCATCATTCTCGTGACGGGCCCGACCGGAAGTGGGAAGACCACGACGCTGTACGCCGCGTTGACTCAGATCAATGCACCGGACAAGAACATCATTACCGTTGAGGACCCCGTCGAATATCAGCTCGTCGGTGTGGGGCAGATGCAGGTGAATCCCAAGATCAACCTGACGTTTGCCGCGGGACTGCGATCGATTCTCAGGCAAGATCCCGATGTCATTATGATCGGGGAAATCCGAGATCGTGAAACCGCTGAAATTGCTATTCATGCCTCGCTCACGGGGCATTTGGTCTTTTCCACATTGCATACCAACGATGCCGCGAGCGCGGCCACTCGATTGATCGATATGGGCATTGAACCGTTTCTCGTCGCCTCCTCAGTGGTTGCCGTCTTAGCTCAACGGTTGCTGCGGCAACTCTGTTCGGACTGCAAGCAGCCCTATCAGCCGGCTGACGAAGAACTGATTCGTCTCGGCATCGTCCCCCCAAGGGTGCGCCCCACCTTCTATCGTGGAGCCGGGTGCCCTGCCTGTTCCCAGACCGGTTATCGAGGTCGAACCGGCATATTCGAACTCCTCGTCCTCGACGAGGAAATCCGTCGCCTCATCGGCAACAAAGCGGATTCGGCTTCGATTCGCCAAGCGGCGATGGCAAAGGGCATGGTGACGTTGAAAGATGAAGGCGCGGAAAAAGTGTTTCTCGGGCTCACGACGACCGAAGAATTGATGCGAATTACCCAGCAGGAAGTCGAGATCTAG